One region of Bacteroidia bacterium genomic DNA includes:
- a CDS encoding DUF5686 family protein, protein MLRYLRLPFAWCCLLLPAMLSAQADSSEILVFQPPPFPPDTIISRAIQARPSNNYENLPGWQFDITTSEMVYIDKAASLQKESLLKPFSKILQRLSKAKQDTSERFIPVFNFKNHSSYYYRKDPRLKKEEVHSYYVEDHGIFNKEFLGQVTGKTFMDFNFYNDYLDMFDRLFLSPLSEKALKHYNYAFIETVREKGRSYYVIYFTPKRKWRRDLYGQLNIDSATYALNHVSVGFGEAAAINFVENFTMDQYYKPMEYGDSVIFFPERMNIFLKMVRPYLKTIATQAEICSQHNNILLGEPKPKSFYRRRIELGDSSAQQMVPEFQASVGACELSTLLQPEKKSDTYGSRFLVGLAEIAVTRYISMGPIALGPLLEGYSQNLVEGNRFQLGFRTKDKLKSSFRLKGYLAYGTKDERFKHNLQLQYFLNKKDWTVIGIQRDYDLFGLGSGQRFFSNNNFRPVSDRFANLEKFFLTTDHTAWFESDYFRGFTGYLIARHRNMRPEGDFVFSYLDNIPADSTKKKNLNTSELTIQARISPDEFFLHSGNTRYYIRTGSIPTLTIAYTHGFENVLNSDFSYDKIVAQVAQRARFYSIGRLEYSVIGKKVFTPLPYPLLNFARGNQSFIINDNAFNLVRLNEFASDQSVSAFISFHFDGNLSNRIPLFRKLGWRTVTTFSIGYGELNNRNRELLPETDAEGRALTPLETYSGNIPYAEAGFGFENIFRFFKIHAYQRLTYLDNPDAQRFGVKAGFYLDF, encoded by the coding sequence ATGCTCCGTTACTTACGGCTGCCCTTCGCCTGGTGTTGTCTTTTGCTCCCTGCGATGCTGAGCGCCCAGGCAGATTCTTCAGAGATTCTGGTATTTCAGCCCCCTCCTTTCCCTCCTGATACGATCATCAGCCGGGCCATCCAGGCCAGGCCGTCCAATAATTATGAAAACCTGCCGGGCTGGCAATTCGATATTACCACCAGCGAAATGGTATACATTGATAAAGCAGCCTCATTACAGAAAGAATCTTTGCTGAAACCATTCAGCAAAATATTGCAACGCCTGAGCAAGGCTAAGCAAGATACTTCCGAACGCTTCATCCCGGTATTCAACTTTAAAAATCACAGTTCCTACTATTACCGTAAAGATCCCCGCCTGAAAAAAGAGGAAGTCCATTCCTATTATGTTGAGGATCATGGCATCTTCAATAAAGAATTTCTTGGACAGGTCACAGGCAAGACTTTCATGGATTTCAATTTTTACAATGATTATCTTGACATGTTCGACAGGCTCTTTCTTTCTCCCCTCTCAGAAAAAGCTTTGAAACATTATAATTATGCTTTTATAGAAACGGTTCGCGAAAAAGGCCGGAGCTATTATGTAATTTATTTTACGCCTAAACGAAAATGGCGTAGAGACCTTTATGGCCAGCTTAATATTGATTCGGCTACTTATGCACTTAATCATGTTTCAGTAGGTTTTGGCGAGGCGGCAGCGATCAATTTCGTAGAGAATTTTACGATGGATCAATATTATAAGCCTATGGAATATGGCGACAGCGTGATATTTTTCCCTGAACGAATGAACATATTTCTGAAGATGGTGCGGCCATACCTGAAGACCATTGCCACCCAGGCAGAGATTTGCAGTCAGCACAATAATATACTGCTGGGAGAGCCGAAACCCAAGTCATTTTACCGGAGGCGCATAGAACTGGGGGATTCTTCAGCGCAACAAATGGTTCCGGAGTTTCAGGCTTCAGTAGGTGCCTGCGAACTCAGCACACTTCTGCAACCTGAGAAAAAAAGTGACACATACGGCAGCCGCTTTTTGGTGGGCCTCGCTGAAATCGCTGTTACCCGCTACATTTCTATGGGGCCCATAGCTCTCGGGCCGCTGCTGGAAGGATACAGCCAAAACCTGGTGGAAGGAAATCGCTTTCAACTCGGCTTCCGCACCAAAGACAAATTGAAATCCAGCTTCCGGCTGAAAGGATATCTGGCGTATGGCACTAAGGACGAGCGCTTTAAACACAATCTTCAGCTTCAATATTTCCTGAATAAAAAAGACTGGACGGTGATCGGAATCCAACGTGATTATGACCTTTTCGGTCTCGGTTCAGGCCAGCGCTTTTTCTCTAACAATAATTTCCGTCCTGTATCAGACCGATTCGCCAACCTCGAAAAATTCTTTCTCACCACAGATCATACAGCATGGTTTGAAAGTGATTACTTCCGTGGCTTTACAGGCTACCTCATCGCCCGGCACCGGAATATGAGGCCTGAAGGGGATTTTGTCTTTTCATACTTGGACAATATACCGGCTGATTCAACCAAAAAGAAGAATTTAAATACCTCAGAATTAACGATTCAGGCCAGGATTTCTCCGGATGAATTCTTTTTGCATAGCGGAAATACCCGCTACTATATCCGCACAGGGTCCATCCCAACTCTTACCATAGCATATACACATGGTTTTGAAAATGTACTGAACAGTGATTTCAGTTATGATAAAATAGTCGCCCAGGTAGCCCAGCGCGCCCGTTTTTATTCAATTGGCAGACTTGAATATTCAGTTATAGGAAAAAAAGTCTTTACTCCGCTTCCCTACCCGCTTCTGAATTTTGCACGTGGAAACCAATCATTTATAATAAATGATAATGCATTTAATCTCGTGCGGCTGAATGAATTTGCAAGCGACCAATCCGTGAGCGCCTTTATTTCTTTTCATTTTGATGGAAACCTTTCTAACCGGATTCCTCTGTTCCGCAAGCTGGGATGGCGGACTGTGACTACCTTTTCAATTGGATATGGCGAACTCAACAACCGGAATCGCGAATTGCTCCCGGAGACTGACGCAGAAGGACGAGCATTAACTCCACTGGAAACCTATTCCGGCAACATCCCTTATGCTGAGGCAGGTTTTGGTTTTGAAAATATCTTCAGGTTTTTTAAGATCCATGCCTATCAGCGCCTCACCTATCTTGACAATCCTGATGCGCAACGCTTCGGGGTAAAAGCAGGTTTTTACCTGGATTTTTAG
- the feoB gene encoding ferrous iron transport protein B: MLRVVLAGNPNSGKTSLFNALTGLRQKVANFPGITVDKKIGFTTLEGSQKAQIIDLPGAYSLFPKSLDEAVPFEIITNPEHKDYPDQIVYIADASNLKRNMMFLTQILDLGIPTILVLNMTDQAEKQGIHINVEKLEMELGVEIVTTNARKRTGIDKVKEALTRNSGINSRKFYSFDEITAKMLDEVGSKINVNEPYLAFVHSHIPGNESIMPVQLKAEVEDILAKYKVDKGKNRREDVLYRYKHIDRILSESVKRNGREEVEKFSSGLDKVLTHKIFGYVIFFIILLLIFQAIFSWATYPMDWIDAGFGWLGSVITAALPAGFISDLLVNGILSGLSGVVIFIPQIAILYFFIAIMEDTGYLSRVSFLMDNIMRKFGMSGKSLVPLMSGTACAIPAIMATRNIENWRDRMVTLMVTPLMSCSARLPVYILLIGLVIPESSFWGFVSIQAIFLMGLYVLGFVAAISAAIILKYTLKTDQKNFFMLELPVYRMPRWSNVLFTSYDRAKSFVVEAGKIIIAISIVLWVLATFGPPEKMADINRRYSETTANGEDGDMLRKMEAEKLEASFAGMLGQVIEPVIRPLGYDWKIGIALITSFAAREVFVGTMATIYGVEQGDESAGFSGLKAKLLAEKHPDTGKPVYTLATVLSLMIFYAFAMQCMSTLAVTKKETRSWKWPAIQFVAFTGAAYIFSLIIFQVFG; this comes from the coding sequence CCCGGGGCCTACAGCCTGTTTCCTAAATCGCTCGATGAGGCGGTGCCTTTCGAGATTATTACCAATCCTGAGCACAAGGATTATCCTGACCAAATCGTATACATTGCCGATGCGTCTAACCTGAAGCGCAACATGATGTTTCTGACGCAAATTCTTGATCTGGGAATACCAACCATCCTTGTGCTGAACATGACGGACCAGGCGGAGAAACAGGGAATCCACATCAACGTGGAGAAGCTGGAAATGGAGCTTGGCGTAGAGATCGTTACGACAAACGCAAGAAAGCGTACAGGCATAGATAAGGTAAAAGAGGCCCTCACCCGCAATTCCGGTATTAACAGCAGGAAATTCTACTCTTTTGACGAGATCACTGCAAAGATGCTGGACGAAGTTGGTTCAAAGATCAATGTCAATGAGCCCTATCTCGCTTTTGTCCATTCTCATATTCCTGGCAATGAATCCATTATGCCGGTGCAGCTTAAAGCAGAGGTGGAGGATATCCTGGCCAAGTATAAAGTGGACAAAGGCAAGAACCGGAGAGAGGATGTGCTTTATCGCTACAAGCATATTGATCGCATTCTTTCCGAAAGCGTGAAGCGCAATGGCCGTGAGGAAGTGGAGAAGTTTTCATCAGGCCTTGATAAAGTGCTCACACACAAAATATTCGGTTATGTAATTTTCTTCATCATCCTTCTGCTCATATTCCAGGCGATTTTTTCATGGGCAACGTATCCGATGGACTGGATTGATGCCGGCTTTGGCTGGCTGGGTTCGGTTATTACCGCAGCATTGCCGGCAGGTTTCATCAGCGATCTGCTGGTGAACGGAATTTTAAGCGGTCTGAGCGGAGTCGTCATTTTCATTCCGCAGATAGCCATTCTCTATTTTTTCATAGCCATTATGGAAGACACCGGGTACTTGTCCCGTGTGTCTTTTTTGATGGACAATATAATGCGCAAGTTTGGGATGAGCGGCAAATCGCTGGTGCCCTTAATGAGCGGCACTGCCTGCGCTATCCCCGCCATAATGGCCACCAGAAATATCGAAAACTGGAGAGACCGGATGGTAACGCTGATGGTAACCCCCCTCATGAGTTGTTCGGCAAGGTTGCCTGTATACATTCTTCTTATCGGGCTGGTAATTCCTGAATCCAGCTTTTGGGGATTCGTCAGCATTCAGGCCATTTTCCTGATGGGCTTGTATGTTCTCGGATTCGTGGCTGCGATCTCGGCTGCCATCATTTTGAAATATACCCTGAAAACCGATCAAAAGAACTTCTTCATGTTAGAACTGCCCGTGTACCGGATGCCGAGGTGGAGCAATGTTCTTTTCACATCTTATGATCGCGCAAAATCTTTTGTGGTGGAAGCCGGTAAAATTATCATTGCCATTTCCATTGTGCTTTGGGTGCTGGCAACTTTTGGCCCTCCGGAAAAAATGGCTGACATTAACCGAAGATATTCTGAAACAACGGCCAACGGAGAGGACGGTGATATGCTAAGGAAAATGGAAGCGGAAAAATTGGAAGCAAGCTTTGCCGGGATGCTGGGCCAGGTTATCGAGCCGGTCATCCGTCCGCTGGGATATGACTGGAAAATTGGCATTGCTCTCATTACGTCTTTTGCGGCTCGCGAGGTATTTGTCGGCACTATGGCTACGATCTATGGTGTGGAACAGGGGGATGAAAGCGCAGGATTTTCGGGGCTGAAGGCCAAGCTACTGGCCGAAAAACATCCTGACACCGGTAAGCCGGTTTATACGCTCGCAACGGTTCTTTCGCTAATGATCTTTTACGCATTTGCCATGCAATGTATGAGTACGCTTGCAGTTACCAAAAAGGAAACGCGGAGTTGGAAATGGCCGGCCATTCAGTTTGTAGCCTTTACCGGGGCAGCTTACATCTTCAGCCTGATCATTTTCCAGGTATTCGGTTAG